The Candidatus Methylomirabilota bacterium genome includes the window CTTCTCCATTTCCCGCCGGCTTTCGCGCTCCCGGATGCTCGCGCGCTTGTCGTGGAGCTTCTTGCCGCGGGCCAGGCCGAGCTCGACCTTCGCTCGCCCCTCCTTGAAGTATAGACGAAGGGGAATGAGGGTCAACCCGCGCTCGGCGATCTTGCCCAGCAGGCGGGAGATCTCGCGTCGATGGAGCAGCAGCTTGCGCTTGCGCTCGGGATCGTGGTTGGCGTCGGTACCGTGGTGGTACGGGCTGATGTAGCACCCGATCAGCCACGCCTCGTTGTTGTCGATGGCCGCGTAGCAGTCCTTGAAGTTGACCTGCGACTCGCGCAGCGA containing:
- the smpB gene encoding SsrA-binding protein SmpB, yielding MAGEKAIATNRKAFHDYSILETYEAGLVLRGTEVKSLRESQVNFKDCYAAIDNNEAWLIGCYISPYHHGTDANHDPERKRKLLLHRREISRLLGKIAERGLTLIPLRLYFKEGRAKVELGLARGKKLHDKRASIRERESRREMEKETRARQRA